TAAAAAGAATGCCGCCTTCTGCTTTTTTGATTAAATCTCTTGTTTTAACGGCTGTATGACCGATATATTCACCTACAAGATCTGCTCTTTCCACCTCGATAAGATGCCCTTTTTCAATCAGATTCAGTTTTTTAAAAAGCGCTGCAATCAGTCTTGCAGCGGTCGTTTTACCGGTACCGGGATTTCCGTAAAAGAGCATATGGAGAGACTGCGTCTCAAAGGCAAGACCTTTCTCCAATCGTTTTTCATTGATGATATGACGGGCAATAATGGCTTTTAGCATACTCTTTACCTGATCAAGTCCGATCATATCTTTAAATGTATCATCGACCATTTCAAAGTTTCCGGATGACTCCTGATCAGGAATTAATTCCTCTCTTTGTCCGATGATAAACTTTACCTGCTGCACTTGCCGGGTCATATTGCCACCCCATTTATTCATGATAAATCAGTATATGAGTAAAACAAAAGTTCATGAGATCAACTTTATCCAATAAAAAAAGCGTTCCGCAACGGGAACACTTTTTTTACTCCTGCTCTGTTTGTATCTTAACGTTTTTTGAAGGAACAAATGTTGATATTGCGTGCTTATAAACAAGCTGCTGCTTTCCTTCCGATTCAAGCAACACAGTAAAGTTATCAAATGCTTTGATCTGCCCTCTAATCTGAAAGCCATTTAATAAAAATACGGTTACAAATGTACTTTCTTTTCGTAACTGGTTCAGCATCTGATCCTGAATATTTACGGCTTGTTTCATCTATACGCCTCCTTAAAATGACTGCTCTCTACAAAAATTCTACATTTAAGTGTAATTTCCTGCTAAAGATTGCACGATTTCCTCAATCTTTTTTTCCCTGTCATTTGTAACGTCAAACCACTCCATGTTCATTTTATTGCGGAACCAGGTCATTTGACGCTTGGCGTACCTTCTTGAGTTTTGCTTAATCGCAGCTACTGCTTCATCCAGGGTGACCATTCCATCAAAATAATCATACATTTCTTTATAGCCGATCGCCTGAATGGACTGAACATTTCTAATACCCTGGTCGTACAAACTTCTGACCTCAGCTTCAAGTCCCTGTTCCATCATTTTATCAACACGCAAGTCAATTCTCTTGTACAGGATGTCCCGCTCCATTGTCAACCCGATGAGACGGTGCTGATAAAGCGGTGCGATTTCCTGCCTGTTCATTCTTGCATCGCTAGTGATCCCTGTCGTCATGTAGGCTTCAAGTGCTCTTATGACCCTGCGTGTATTATTCGGATGAATGGAGGAGGCAGCATGCGGATCGGATTGCTGCAGCTTGTCGAAAAGGTAGTCCCGCCCATGCTCGAGCAGCTCAAGTTCAAGCCGTGAACGAATTTCTTCGTTTTTACCTTCATCAGAAAACTGGTAATCAAACAAAACCGACTGAATGTACAGTCCCGTTCCACCTGTCAGAACAGGTACGGACCCTCTGCTCTGAATCTCTTCTATTTTCCCCCGGACTTCCTGCTGATATTCTGCAGCAGAAAACGGTTCATGCGGCTCGCGAATATCAAACAAGTGATGCGGAACACCACTCATTTCAGATTTGGTTATTTTTGCGGTGCCAATATCCAGACCTTTGTAGACCTGCATCGCATCTCCATTAATCACTTCACCATCAACCGCTTTTGACACCCTGATGCTCAGATCTGTTTTTCCGACAGCAGTTGGTCCTGCGATTACAATTACGTCTTTTTTCATCCACCTAACCCCTGACTAACGATTCCATTGATTAATTCTTTTTAACATATCACTGATGACTTCTTTTCTGTTCAGTTCATTCAGCATTTCGTGCCTTCCGTCTTCATACAGCAGGACTTCGACAGAACGGACTCCTGCCTTTTGGTAGGAAGCTGCCGTTTTATAAATGCCCTTCGTGAAATTCCCGACAGGATCCTTCGTCCCACTGACTAAAAGGATGGGAATATGTGCAGGCACTTTCGACACTTCATTCTTTTGACTGATCATCTGCATTCCTTTAAAAAGAACTTTATAAAAACGATTTGTGCAGACAAATCCACATTCAGGATCATCCATGTATAAACTGACTGACTGCTCATCCCTTGAAAGCCAGTCAAACGGCGTTTTCGGGTTGTCAAATGCCTTATTATACCCACCAAATGACAGATGATCCAGCAATTCCGCCTTGTCATCAGGCTTATAGGCAGAGATAACAGAAGCAAGTGCGATCGCAGCAGGACCGGTAAGTCCAAGTGGTCCACTTGTCCCCGAGAGCACCACACCTTTTAATCCGGTAGCGTTCAGCTGGAGCATTCTTCTTGTAATAAATGAACCCATGCTGTGCCCGATCATAAAAAGAGGACCTTCAACTTCTCTTAAAAGCGATTCTCTCAATTCCACACAATCAAGCGCAAGGCGGTCAAACGTCATACCATCATCAAAGTCACCATGCCGGCCATTGGCTGCGGCCGTTTTTCCATGGCCGCGGTTATCGTGCCCGAACACATGATATCCTTCTTTGTTCAGCGCTTCAGCAAATTCCTGATAACGACCAATATGCTCTGCCATCCCATGACAGAGCTGTATTGATCCTTTTATTTTTGTTGCATTTGATTCCCATAATACGGTGTGGAGCCTGTATCCGTCACTGACTTCTGTAAACCAGGTTTTCAAACGAATCTCCCCTTTAAGCGTTGAAAGATCAGCTTACCGGAATCACAGCGTCGTGGATTTCATTTTCCAGTTCTTCCTGATAAGCACGATACGTTTCTTCATCCCAGTTTAACAGTTTTTTCATCAGTTTCAAAACGGCTTCTTTTTCACGCTGGACAGAATTGATATCAAAGAACAGTCTGCCGGTTCTGCGGATAAAGAAGTCAACCGGTTTAACCGTCATTTCTTCCTGTATTGCATACACAACCTCCGCGTATAATACAGGGTTCATCGGCGCTTCAAGATCCATCCCTTTAGCAGCGTGAGCAAGGGTAAACAGTTTATCTGCGTTTGATCCGTAAAATGCTGCAAGCTTTTTACCTTCCGTTTCCGTTAATCCGAATTGTACAGCTTCTCTTCCTTTTTGTTCAATGAACGTTTTGAAGTTGGCTGAGCCTCCAAAATCAGCTCCGGACAGCGTAAGCTTTACGGTTTTACAGCTGTCAAAGGACTGCTTGGTTTCCTCTTTTAGCCGCTTGGCAGCAAGATCTACAACGTGTTCAGCCATTTTGCGGTAGCCTGTCAGCTTTCCGCCTGCAATGGTGATAATGCCGCTGTCGTGTTCCCAGATTTCATCCTTACGGGAAATTTCAGAAGGGTCTTTTCCTTCTTCAAATATAAGCGGACGAACACCTGCCCAGCTTGATTCCACTTCTTTTTCCGTTACTTTTACATCAGGGAACATATATCGGATGGAGTCAAGAATATACTGACGATCCTCTTCCGTCATTTTCGGGTTTGCCGTATCTTTTTCAGTGCCGTAAAACGTATCTGTTGTTCCTACATATGCTTTACCGTCACGCGGAATCGCAAACATCATCCGCCCGTCCGGCGTATCAAAATAAAGCGCCTGCTTCAACGGGAATACAGACTGATCAATGACAAGGTGTACCCCTTTTGTCAGCTGAAGCTGCTTATTATTTTTAGAATAATCCTTATTACGAACCTGATCTACCCACGGTCCCGCAGCGTTGATCACTTTTCGCCCTAAAATGGTGTATGATTCGCCCGAGATCTGATCGACTGCTTCGATGCCGGACACTTTCTTCTTATCGTAAGTAAAGCGGTCAGCTTTCACGTAGTTGATGAAGTCCGCTCCTTTTTCCACTGCCTTTTTAATAATTTCAAGCGTCAGGCGCGCATCATCCGTACGGTACTCTACATAGTAACCTGCACCTTTTAAACCATCTTTTTTGACAAGAGGCTCACGCTTCGTTGCTTCAGATACACTCAGCATCTTTCTTCTTTCCTGACGTTTAACTCCAGCCAGATAGTCATACACTCTTAAGCCGACAGACGTTGAGAACTTACCGAACGTTCCGCCCTTGTGAATCGGAAGCATCATCCATTCAGGTGTTGTCACGTGTGGTGCATTTTCATAGACGATCGCACGTTCCTTCCCGACTTCAGCCACCATTTTCACTTCGAACTGCTTCAGATATCGCAGACCGCCGTGGACAAGTTTTGTTGAACGGCTTGAAGTACCTCCAGCAAAATCCTGCATTTCAACAACCGCAACCTTCATGCCTCTTGTTACGGCATCAAGAGCGATCCCCGCTCCGGTGATCCCTCCACCAATCACAACAAGATCATATATTTCACTTGACATCTGCTTTAATTTTTCATTCCGGTTTACACTTGAAAAACTCATGATAAATCCTCCTTATTTTGGTAATGAAAGAAAAAGAGGCCGAATTCATCTATGAATAAACTCATAATGAATCCAGGCCTCTCTGCTCTCTACCTAATTATTAACTTGTCTATACTATAACATAGTAAAGACTTATTTGAAAGCCTGAGCTGCCTTTACTGCTTTTTGCCATCCTTTATAAAGTTCAGCACTCTGATCTTCTTTCATCTCAGGGTCAAAGTCTTTATCCACTTTCCACATATTCGCAATTTCTTCCCTGCTGTCCCAGAATCCTACAGCAAGACCTGCAAGATAAGCTGCTCCAAGCGCAGTCGTTTCACTGATCACCGGACGTTCAACCGGGACATTTAACAGGTCACTCTGGAACTGCATCAGGAAGTTATTTTGCACGGCACCACCATCAACACGGAGCTTTTTAAGTTCAATACCTGAATCTTTTTCCATCGCATCAAGGACATCTTTCGTCTGATAAGCAAGACTTTCAAGTACGGCACGGACAAAGTGCTCTTTAGATGTTCCGCGTGTAAGGCCGAATACTGCTCCTCTTACATCACTATCCCAGTATGGTGTACCAAGACCAACGAAAGCAGGCACAACATATACACCATCTGTTGAGTCTACGCGTGAAGCATAATCTTCACTAACTGCTGCAGTTTTAAGCATTCTTAATCCGTCACGAAGCCACTGAATGGCACTTCCTGCTACAAAAATACTGCCTTCTAGAGCATATTCAACTTTTCCGTCAATTCCCCATGCAAGCGTTGTAAGTAATCCACTGTCTGATTTAACAGCCTTTTCCCCGGTATTCATCAGCATAAAGCAGCCGGTTCCATATGTGTTTTTCGCCATTCCTTCTTTATAACAGGCCTGTCCGAATAGTGCTGCCTGCTGGTCTCCTGCAGCGCCTGCAATCGGAATCTCCTTACCGAAAAAGTGATGTGATACGGTTTTACCGTAAATTTCAGAGGAGGGTTTCACTTCAGGAAGCATCGATTCAGGAACCGTTAAATGCTCAAGAAGCTCTTTATCCCACTTCAGATCGTAAATGTTATACATAAGCGTTCTTGAAGCATTGGAATAATCCGTAACGTGCGCTTCCCCGCCTGTCAGTTTCCAGATCAGCCATGTGTCGATTGTACCGAATAAAAGCTTACCTGCCTCTGCTTTTTCTCTTGCACCATCTACATTGTCAAGGATCCACTTTACTTTTGTTCCGGAGAAATAAGCATCGATCAGCAGCCCGGTTTTTTCTCTGAATAAATCATTCAGGCCTTTTTCCTTTAATTCATTACAAATATCCGCTGTTTGTCTTGATTGCCAGACAATCGCATTGTAAACAGGCATCCCTGTCTCCTTATCCCAGACCACGGCTGTTTCACGCTGGTTAGTAATACCGATCCCTGCAATCTGATCCGGTTTGACGCCTGATTCAGAAAGAACAGACGCAATAACAGAAAGAATGGAGCCCCAGATTTCATTTGCATTATGCTCCACCCAACCCGGCTTAGGAAAAATCTGCTCAAATTCTTTTTGTGCAATCTTAACAATTTCACCTTTTGTATTAAAGAGAATGGCTCTTGAACTTGTTGTCCCCTGATCTAATGATAAAATGTACTTCTCCATTTTTCATTCCTCCTTATGCTGCTAAATGTTTTTGTTTACTTGTATTTTTTTTATCTATTGAATAAGCTCCTAACAGACAGACTACGATGGCTGCCAGAACTACCCAAAATAGCACATCATACTCTCCTGCAAAAATATAGCGGTAGAAAAGCCCTCCAAAGGATCCTCCAAGAACCGGACCTAAAATTGGAATCCAGCTGTATCCCCAGTTAGAAGTACCCTTTCCGCTGATTGGTAAAACAAAATGAGCAATTCTTGGTCCCAAATCACGCGCAGGGTTGATTGCATATCCGGTCGTACCTCCTAGAGAAAGCCCGATCGCCACAATCAGCATTCCGACGATAAAAGGATTTAATCCTTCTGTAAATTCATTCGCCCCAATAAACAAAATGCCTACCACTAAAATAAAAGTTCCGATAATTTCACTCATTAGATTTGAAAAATAATGAGGAATAGCCGGTCCGGTTGAAAATACACCAAGCTTTGCCCCCTGATCAGGTGTAACCTTCCAGTGCGGAAGGAAATGAAGCCATACAAGAGTCGCTCCAATGAAAGCGCCTACAATCTGCGCCGCAACATAACCAGGGACCTTCACCCATTCGAAATCGTTATTAAAGGCAAGACCCAGTGTAACTGCCGGATTTAAATGCGCTCCACTGAACTGACCTACAGCATAGACCGCCATAGCAACCCCGAGACCCCATCCCAACGCAATCACAATCCATCCCGCACCTTCTGCCAGGGATTTTTTGAGACTGACGTTTGCAACAACTCCGCCACCGAAAAGAATCAGAATCGCGGTTCCAATGACTTCAGCAACATATTCATTCATTCTGAACACCTCCATAATTTTTTCCGTAAAATACAAAGAGACCCACAGACTTGTACCTAAAGGTGTATCGTCTGTGAGTCTCTTCGTCTCTTCACGGTTTATTAACTTGAGGCTATTCTATCAGTCTCTGAAAACGCTGTCAACTTATTTCCCGAAATGTTCCCAAAGTATTTTTGAGGATGTTGTAATGGCGCTCGCACCGGCATTAAGCGCTTCCTCTACTTCTTCAGGTCGGTCGATCAGTCCCCCTGCAATAATCTGTTTTCCGGTTTCTTCTTTCATTCTGGTTATCATTTTAGGCACAACGCCCGGAAGAAGTTCAATGAAATCAGGATCTGATTGCCGGATCTGGTCCACACTTCTTCTATAAGCACTTGAATCAATCACAAAGGTCCGCTGAATCGCTTTTATGTTGAGCTCCCTCGCCCGTTTAATCACGTTTCTTCTGGTGGAAATGATGCCATATGGCTTAATAGACTGACACACGTATTCAGCAGCGTATTCATCATTCGAAAGACCTTGAATCAGATCCATATGAAGAAACATTTTTTTATCTTTTGACCTTGCATAGTCAAATACACTTTTAATCATTCCTACATGCATATCCAAAAAGACCCCAAATTCGTAGGAATGCTTCAGCATTTTATCGAAGTCCTTCATTGTATGCACTGCAGGAAGGATTTTCTGATCCTCTAATTCCATAATAGTCCTCCATTCCTTTAACAAGGCTACACTTCACATCAGTAAAAAACCAGCCTGAACAGATGTTTCCATTCTGATCAGGCCGGCGGTATTATTCATCTTCTGCCAAGGCATGGCGAATAGAATCTCTAAGCTGCTCTTGCATGTTCCGCAGGTCAAAGCCCGGGACTGTAATGATTCGCCCGTCCACATTTGCTGAAAGAATAAAATAATCTCTATGCTCAGCCAGGTCTACTTTGAATTCTCTGCCTTCTGCTGTCATGACGGGTTGAAAATGAGCGATACTTTCAGCGTTTTTATTCATAGATGTCCTCCTGTAATGTTTCACCCCATCAGCTCAGTTGCATGTATAGTTCACACGTTCCCTGACCATAAAAAGTTAAACACTTTGGCAACAACTATTTACATTACTCTCTTAAACATTTTTTCCATTTCATAAATCGAAAATTGAATGATTACCGGACGACCATGAGGACAGGTAAACGGATCATAACAGCCTCCAAGTTCATTCACAAGGTGATCCATATCTGATTTTTGAAGATAATGGTTGGCTTTAATTGATTTTTTACAGCTCATCATAATAGCCGCCTCTTCTCTCAATTTGCCTATATTTATCTTTTTCATCGTTAACATCTGCTCTATCATCTCTTCTACCGTCTCCTTCTCTTCCCCTTTTGGAAACCAGACTGGGTAAGACCGTACGATAAATCCAGATGTCCCGAAATCCTCCAGAAATACACCTACCTGTTCAAGCAAACGTCTGTTTTCGCTGATCCTGATAAAATCATCTGTTGAATAATCCAGCGTCAGTGGAACAAGTAAATCCTGCGTTTCCCTCGCAGGTGCAGCAAGCTTGTCACGGTAGTACTCATACTTAATCCTCTCCTGTGCAGCATGCTGGTCAATCAGATATATACCATCTGATCCCTGACAAATGATATAAGTGCCATGAGCCTGACCAATTACGCTGAGATCAGGCATCCGCCTAGCCTGCACAGGTTCATCGTCATATTCATCAACCTGTTCCTCATGATGCTGAATATGATGTTGCGTCGTTGTTTTATCAATTAACTGCTCAGCATCCTCACGAAAATCAGCCTGTTTCTCCATCACCTGCTTAGGGAGAAAAACATCTTCATCCTCTTTTGGTTTAGCGCTCTCTGAAAATGGCTTTTTAAACGATTCGTCCCAGTTGAACGAAATTTGTTCAGAAGGTTTCTGAACCGCCCGGGACTCTTTTACTCCACTCGGGATCAGTGTCTCCTTATGAAATAAAGCCTTTATTGTTTCTGAAATAAGCGAGGTTAATTCTTTTTCTTTACTAAAACGTACTTCCTGCTTAGAAGGATGCACATTAACATCCACCAGAATCGGGTCCATTTCGATCGAGAGAAGGACAACAGGAAATCTGCCGATTGGCAGCAGCGTATGATACCCTTCCGTAATGGCTCTTGTTATAGCGTAATTTTTAATATACCTGCCATTTACAAGAACAGAGAGGTAATTTCTTGATGCGCGTGTCACTTCCGGCAACCCGGCATACCCTGTTATAGTAAAGTCAAGCGACTCTCCTTTAAAAGGCAGCATTTTTTTGACAGTCTGAAAGCCGTAAATGGCAGCAAGCACCTGCCTTACATCACCTTGTCCATTCGTATGAAGAAGTGTTTTGCCGTTATGGCGGAGCCTGAAGGATATTTCAGGATGTGAAAGGGCGATCCGGTTGACGATATCTGTCACGTTACCGAGTTCTGTATTGACCGTTTTCATATATTTCAGCCGGGCTGGTGTGTTATAGAAAAGGTCCGTTACTTCAATGTCAGTTCCTTTCCTTGCAGGAGCTGCAGTCCTGCTGATGCACTTCCCGCCGTGAAATTCAGCCCTCGATCCGGCATCCCCGGTTGACGTTGTAATCATTACTTTTGAGACTGAGGCGATACTCGGTAAGGCCTCTCCTCTGAATCCGAGCGTTTTAATTCGAAAAAGATCATGTTCATTTTTGATTTTGCTTGTGGCGTGTCTGGAGAAGGCGGTTAAGAGATCATCCTCCAAAATTCCGCTCCCGTTATCAGTGATCTTAATACTTGCCAGGCCGGCTTCTTCGAGATCAATCTCGATAATATTTGCACCTGCATCCACTGCGTTTTCAGTCAGCTCTTTCACAACCGAGGCGGGTCTTTCCACCACTTCCCCGGCTGCGATTTTATTGGCAAGCAATTCATCCAGCTGAATAATATATCCCATCTTCTCACACCTTTTTTAAATATCTTTTGACAGTTTATATAACCTGTACAACTCATTCATCGCTTCCATCGGTGTCAGCTCAAGTACATTTAAGGCCTGAAGCTCTTTAACCAGCTTTCCATCAGGCTGTTTAGACTTTTTCACTGTTTTTTCAGGAATATCAAATAATGACAGCTGCCCCTCTTCATTTACCACTTCATTCGCAGCGTGCTGTTTGGCTGCACCGGATTCAAATTGTGCAAGCAGTTCATTAGCCCGTGTGATCAGCGGTTCCGGAAGTTCCGCAAGCTCTGCTACATGGATTCCGTAACTTTTATCTGCGGGCCCTTCTTTAATTTTATGAAGAAAGACAACTGTTCCATTTTGCTCTACAGCTGAAACGTGAACATTAAACAGTTTTTCAAGCTCATCAGATAGTGTAACCAGTTCGTGATAGTGCGTTGAAAAAAGCGTTTTTGCACCAATCTCATGATGCACATACTCAATAATGGATTGCGCAAGGGACATTCCGTCATAAGTTGACGTTCCACGCCCGATTTCATCGAATAAAATCAGACTGTTATCAGTTGCATAATCTAGGGCATGTTTCGCTTCAAGCATCTCTACCATGAAGGTACTCTGTCCGGATACGAGATCATCCGCCGCACCAATCCTTGTAAAAATACGGTCAAAAATCGGCAGCTCC
The nucleotide sequence above comes from Jeotgalibacillus aurantiacus. Encoded proteins:
- the hfq gene encoding RNA chaperone Hfq; the encoded protein is MKQAVNIQDQMLNQLRKESTFVTVFLLNGFQIRGQIKAFDNFTVLLESEGKQQLVYKHAISTFVPSKNVKIQTEQE
- the miaA gene encoding tRNA (adenosine(37)-N6)-dimethylallyltransferase MiaA, translated to MKKDVIVIAGPTAVGKTDLSIRVSKAVDGEVINGDAMQVYKGLDIGTAKITKSEMSGVPHHLFDIREPHEPFSAAEYQQEVRGKIEEIQSRGSVPVLTGGTGLYIQSVLFDYQFSDEGKNEEIRSRLELELLEHGRDYLFDKLQQSDPHAASSIHPNNTRRVIRALEAYMTTGITSDARMNRQEIAPLYQHRLIGLTMERDILYKRIDLRVDKMMEQGLEAEVRSLYDQGIRNVQSIQAIGYKEMYDYFDGMVTLDEAVAAIKQNSRRYAKRQMTWFRNKMNMEWFDVTNDREKKIEEIVQSLAGNYT
- a CDS encoding alpha/beta hydrolase; the protein is MKTWFTEVSDGYRLHTVLWESNATKIKGSIQLCHGMAEHIGRYQEFAEALNKEGYHVFGHDNRGHGKTAAANGRHGDFDDGMTFDRLALDCVELRESLLREVEGPLFMIGHSMGSFITRRMLQLNATGLKGVVLSGTSGPLGLTGPAAIALASVISAYKPDDKAELLDHLSFGGYNKAFDNPKTPFDWLSRDEQSVSLYMDDPECGFVCTNRFYKVLFKGMQMISQKNEVSKVPAHIPILLVSGTKDPVGNFTKGIYKTAASYQKAGVRSVEVLLYEDGRHEMLNELNRKEVISDMLKRINQWNR
- a CDS encoding glycerol-3-phosphate dehydrogenase/oxidase — translated: MSFSSVNRNEKLKQMSSEIYDLVVIGGGITGAGIALDAVTRGMKVAVVEMQDFAGGTSSRSTKLVHGGLRYLKQFEVKMVAEVGKERAIVYENAPHVTTPEWMMLPIHKGGTFGKFSTSVGLRVYDYLAGVKRQERRKMLSVSEATKREPLVKKDGLKGAGYYVEYRTDDARLTLEIIKKAVEKGADFINYVKADRFTYDKKKVSGIEAVDQISGESYTILGRKVINAAGPWVDQVRNKDYSKNNKQLQLTKGVHLVIDQSVFPLKQALYFDTPDGRMMFAIPRDGKAYVGTTDTFYGTEKDTANPKMTEEDRQYILDSIRYMFPDVKVTEKEVESSWAGVRPLIFEEGKDPSEISRKDEIWEHDSGIITIAGGKLTGYRKMAEHVVDLAAKRLKEETKQSFDSCKTVKLTLSGADFGGSANFKTFIEQKGREAVQFGLTETEGKKLAAFYGSNADKLFTLAHAAKGMDLEAPMNPVLYAEVVYAIQEEMTVKPVDFFIRRTGRLFFDINSVQREKEAVLKLMKKLLNWDEETYRAYQEELENEIHDAVIPVS
- the glpK gene encoding glycerol kinase GlpK; its protein translation is MEKYILSLDQGTTSSRAILFNTKGEIVKIAQKEFEQIFPKPGWVEHNANEIWGSILSVIASVLSESGVKPDQIAGIGITNQRETAVVWDKETGMPVYNAIVWQSRQTADICNELKEKGLNDLFREKTGLLIDAYFSGTKVKWILDNVDGAREKAEAGKLLFGTIDTWLIWKLTGGEAHVTDYSNASRTLMYNIYDLKWDKELLEHLTVPESMLPEVKPSSEIYGKTVSHHFFGKEIPIAGAAGDQQAALFGQACYKEGMAKNTYGTGCFMLMNTGEKAVKSDSGLLTTLAWGIDGKVEYALEGSIFVAGSAIQWLRDGLRMLKTAAVSEDYASRVDSTDGVYVVPAFVGLGTPYWDSDVRGAVFGLTRGTSKEHFVRAVLESLAYQTKDVLDAMEKDSGIELKKLRVDGGAVQNNFLMQFQSDLLNVPVERPVISETTALGAAYLAGLAVGFWDSREEIANMWKVDKDFDPEMKEDQSAELYKGWQKAVKAAQAFK
- a CDS encoding MIP/aquaporin family protein encodes the protein MNEYVAEVIGTAILILFGGGVVANVSLKKSLAEGAGWIVIALGWGLGVAMAVYAVGQFSGAHLNPAVTLGLAFNNDFEWVKVPGYVAAQIVGAFIGATLVWLHFLPHWKVTPDQGAKLGVFSTGPAIPHYFSNLMSEIIGTFILVVGILFIGANEFTEGLNPFIVGMLIVAIGLSLGGTTGYAINPARDLGPRIAHFVLPISGKGTSNWGYSWIPILGPVLGGSFGGLFYRYIFAGEYDVLFWVVLAAIVVCLLGAYSIDKKNTSKQKHLAA
- a CDS encoding glycerol-3-phosphate responsive antiterminator, translating into MELEDQKILPAVHTMKDFDKMLKHSYEFGVFLDMHVGMIKSVFDYARSKDKKMFLHMDLIQGLSNDEYAAEYVCQSIKPYGIISTRRNVIKRARELNIKAIQRTFVIDSSAYRRSVDQIRQSDPDFIELLPGVVPKMITRMKEETGKQIIAGGLIDRPEEVEEALNAGASAITTSSKILWEHFGK
- the mutL gene encoding DNA mismatch repair endonuclease MutL, which produces MGYIIQLDELLANKIAAGEVVERPASVVKELTENAVDAGANIIEIDLEEAGLASIKITDNGSGILEDDLLTAFSRHATSKIKNEHDLFRIKTLGFRGEALPSIASVSKVMITTSTGDAGSRAEFHGGKCISRTAAPARKGTDIEVTDLFYNTPARLKYMKTVNTELGNVTDIVNRIALSHPEISFRLRHNGKTLLHTNGQGDVRQVLAAIYGFQTVKKMLPFKGESLDFTITGYAGLPEVTRASRNYLSVLVNGRYIKNYAITRAITEGYHTLLPIGRFPVVLLSIEMDPILVDVNVHPSKQEVRFSKEKELTSLISETIKALFHKETLIPSGVKESRAVQKPSEQISFNWDESFKKPFSESAKPKEDEDVFLPKQVMEKQADFREDAEQLIDKTTTQHHIQHHEEQVDEYDDEPVQARRMPDLSVIGQAHGTYIICQGSDGIYLIDQHAAQERIKYEYYRDKLAAPARETQDLLVPLTLDYSTDDFIRISENRRLLEQVGVFLEDFGTSGFIVRSYPVWFPKGEEKETVEEMIEQMLTMKKINIGKLREEAAIMMSCKKSIKANHYLQKSDMDHLVNELGGCYDPFTCPHGRPVIIQFSIYEMEKMFKRVM